The sequence ATTCCTGCTTTGCCACCACGACGTGATATCTTCTGTATAGATCTCTCCTATCCCGTAAAAATGTTCTTTGTAATAATTTTCCCGGGTGATGATCTGAGCATGGGTCGCTTCGTCGCTTTTAAACACCACACCAAAACCGTTCGTGATGATATTCAGGAAAATATTCGTCCTGAACTTGTCTTTCAAACTGTAGGTAAAATCCAGTTTATCTGTGAAAGATGGCTGCAGGAATGGAAATGCTTAAAACAAGATCTCCCTGGTTTTCGACTTGATCGATTGTTTCAATGTAACCATGTATTTTACCATTCAGATTAGAATGGATTGGAGCAACATCGTTTGGTATAAACAGAAAAGCCGCTTAAATCAAAAGATTTTAAGCGGCTTTAACTTTCTTGCTGTGATCCCGTTGGGATTTAGTTTAGCAAAATCAAGTTTATCGATCTTTACTTAACTTAATTCTAAAGACTTGATTTTAAACATTCTATAACACCGATTAGATTTTTTCTGTAGTACCTTTATTGAGGTTAACATCATTGAACTCGACTAAAAACTCGACTAAATATGTTGTTACCAATCAAACTAATCTGCCCAAAAAACAAGGTGCGCAAAGATGGCACTTGTATTATTTTTATCCAATACTGTGGAACAGGGGATAAAAAGACACTCCTAAATACAGAAATAGCTATTCCACCCAAATACTGGAACCGCAAATATCTGCGTATTGCTCCCGATCTCCCCGAAGTTTTCGGCCTTACCGCCGAAATAAACCAACGACTGGCTGACATGTTGCGAAAGGCAAACGATATTATCTCCCATGCGGTGAAAAAGAAAATACAGGATGTCCCTGCATTCGTAAAGAAAACCTTTCACCCGGATTTTGATGTGGTAACACTAGAACTGAAGGCCCAACAAGCCGCAGCTCTTAACCCGAAAACCAACCTTGATCTGCTTTTCCAGATTGATGACCACATCAAAAGCAAGAAAGACAAGGTTTCCCATGGAATGCTGAATGTTTACAAGAACATGAAAGACCACCTTACAGCCTTTCAGGAATACAGGAAAACGCCTATCACATTTGATTGTTTTGATTACAATTTATATGAAAGTCTTGTTAATTACCTTACCTACGAATATATACAGCGCCGTAGGTCGGAAGAAATAAACGGGGTAAGAGTAAAGATAAAAGGGATAAAAACCTCTACGATAGGAAAAACAATCAAACAGTTGCGTATATTCCTGCGAGATAGGATGCGGCGCAAAATCATTGCTCCTATTGACTTGACCGATTTTAAAATATTAGACGAAGAAGCAGACGCAGTATATCTGACATGGGCAGAAATTGCCCGGATATATCAAATGGATTTAACCGACTTTCCGCACCTGGTTAAATACCGTGATCTCTTCGTACTAGGCTGCCTTACCGGGCTGCGCTTCTCCGACTTTTCCTCCATTCGTCCAGAAGATATACGAAAACAATGCCTTTACAAGAAACAGGTAAAATCAGATCATTGGGTAGTTATCCCACTAAGGGATGCAGCCGAAGAAATATTAATCAGGCGCTTTAACCGGGAAATCCCTATTGTAAGCAATCCCAAATTTAACCTGTACATCAAGGATGTCGTAAAGTTGGCGGGTATCAGCGAAGTTGTTAAATTCTCCCATAAAAAGGGCAATAAGGATATCATAGAAATAAAACCCAAATATGCGTGGGTTACTTCCCATACATGCCGCCGCTCCTTCTGCACCAATGAGTTTTTAGCGGGAACACCCGTAGAGTTGATTATGAAGATTAGCGGCCATAAAAGCCTCCGCGACTTCTACAAGTACATCAGGATTACCCCGGAAGAAGCAAGCCGGAAAATCCGTGAAATATGGGAGAAAAGAGGGGATATTGGCATATCTGCTCCTGGCCTGCAAGGTGCGGATTAGCCCTCAATAAGGGGGAGGCACTGCCGCGGTGCTACTTAATGCGACGGTTTCAAATAATGGCCGGAAGGCAGCGTTAATAACAACAGGAAGGGAGCGATTGAAATTCAATCGCTCCCTTCCTGTTGAATCACATACAATGCTTGCTCTATTCCTTCTCTGATTAGGTGATCCAAAATAACTAACAATAATTACTAACCAAAAACAGCAATTTCATTTCATATTATCCATTCTCATTAAATTCAATTGCTCAGGAGTAAATTCTGTTAATAAATGATCATGAAGTTTTTGCGCAGCCTTTTCTATTTTGGCATGCACCTCTTGCAATAGATAATTTAACAACTCTTCAATTTTACTTATTTCCTCCTTCGAGAAGTTAATCATTTTAAGCCGACTGAAACGCAACTCTGTTTTGTCTGACAACTCTTTGTTTTTAGGTATCAACATAAATGAAATACCAATTTCCGCCTCAGTCTCACCTCTATGGGCAATAAATTGGTGGCGTAAATCCATCAGATACTCATGGACATCTTTTAATTTATTATTCTCGAACAAATCATTCGGTTCTAATTTGGGGTAGCTATGTTTCGATGCGTCTGTAAAGCATTTTCCATATAAAGCAATCAAAGAATAAGTTAAGGCGGATGCAACTGTACCCTCTGGTTTGGTTTTTAATAGAGTCGTGTATTCTATTAGCAATTGCAGATCCTCTTGTATAGAACAATATGCAATAAATTTCTTTGCCGCATATCCCGGTAAGGCGATGACCAAGTTTTCAGCCCCATATGTTTGCTGGGCTTCTTTTATCAAGTGAAGTAGCCGTTGTGTTTTTTTGTCCATTTGTTATAAATTATGTTTAAAATTCATGTTATGCAATCTGTAAATTAAACATAATTCATCATACTACAGGACAGAGTACATACAAGATAAAGCCCCCCTAGTTACCTAACCTAAAGAAGCTTAGCGAAAGCGTCTAAATCGCGTTCGTAGATACTCAGATCCTTACCCTTCCACTCACTCAGAAGGTAGGAGTCGTGAAATAGTTGAGCAGTCTTATTAAATTGCCTGATTACTGCTTGGGGAAAAGTTGGCTTAATCTTAGTTAAAATATCTATGCATGCATATGCCTGGTCATTTACCCTATTATAAGGCCAAAGCATTTCATATAAATTACATTCCTCGCTCTTTTCATTGGTATCAATGTGCCGAAAGTAATAGCGCATATCCACTCCGTATGTTGACAAATCTTTAAAATAACATTGGAAATCTGGAATAGTCAAATGAAGAACCTCCAGATCCTTGATAACCTCGGGCGAAATAATAATCCGCATACCTGACAGTTTTGACAATTCAGACGTTTCATACGCTCTTGCGACTGCTTTGCCAACCGGATTAATCTCGTCTTGGCCAGTGGCAATGGCCCCGATATCCTTGAACTTTACAATCCAGTCCTTTACAATCCCGCATCTCATTAGCGGTGTTTTCTCCTCCTCTTCGGTAAAGTTCGCGTAAAAACCGAAGGCATTTGAAAAAATGTCCTCTATTGCAATTATCAATGGCTCAACTGAAGCGCAATCTAAATAGAAGCAATCACTGAATGACCTGAGATAGATCTTGCTGTCTGTAGTACTATTCACTTGATTGACGACATTGACAAACTGGACTGCCAAATTTGAGTATATACTATGAAGGATTTTAACTTTTTGCTCGTTTGTGGTGCTAGTGTCCATTACTATCGCCTTATATCCTAGGACATCAATAAATGCGCAATATTTTGTTTCAATCATGGTGTTCGAGAAAATATGTTTTTTCCGGTCTGATTTTTTATCCTTATAAAGATAGTTATAAAAGCTCTAAGCAACATCTGACTTCACTCTATTATTATGTCGATCACCTTCGGAAGATCACCTGGATCAAGTTATCATTGTCGCCCCACCTCTACAATTATCCCATTGAGTTCCATTAGCTCATAGCTAAGACGGATTAAGAAATACTTCGAGGACGTATGTAGGCAAGATCAATAGGAGCACTCATGCAAAACTTGACGAAGCATTACAGAGAAAAAAGATTACTGTAAACTTAAGATTTTCGCTGTACCCATTTAGATTGGTTTGAATTGGATTAACATTATAGCCAAAAAAAGAAAGCCGCGTAAATCGTGCGATTTATGCGGCTTGTTGCTGTTTGATGTTCTTCCTGTGACCCTAGGTATCGAAACGTCGGACCAAATAATGCAGGATTTAACTAAATTATTGGAATTAGAGTCAAAATGAGCTGATTTAGTACAGTAAAAGTTCGAGGTTGAATATTAGGTTCTAATAAACTTAAAGCGGAAAAACAGTTGAAGTTTCGTTATATTATCTATTTCAATTACGATACTCCTCATTGGTTACCTGCTGTTTCCATTCAACTATTCTCTTTTCAGTATTTCGAACGATGTATATTTGTTAGAGTCTAGTATCAGCACTTAGACCGCCTCTCCTACTACGCGGAAGTGGGTACTATGCAGCTGAGAGAAGACTAAGACGTTTTTACTAGAAAAACGCACTTTCAGGTCTAGTTATCCCCCCTTCCAACTTATTGGCCTGCTTTTGCCCGCTGACCAGTATAGGACTTTAGCCTGGCAGCTGTTATTAAGGATTAGTGCAGTTTGGGCAGGAACAGACAGCCAGTCAAAGCGCCCTCCTAGGCCGTATGTAGCGACTTTTGCGACCAGGACACACTAAACATTCCTTTTTTTCCCGGAATAAATAATCTTCTCTTTTGAAAGATGGATAAACTTGACTTCCTCCAGATTCAGCTTGGCCTCAATTAACTCGCCTGTGGCCGTATTATAAGTTGTTAATGGAATACCGGCACCATAAAAGAACTCAATGGTTTCTTTCTCACCTTTCAGCGGCTCGCGTAACCAAAGCGAAACGATACGCGCAAATGATTTCACATTTTCACCTTTAAAGAACAAAAACGGCGGCACCTGTAGTTGGCTGATCGGCTTATGGCCAAAACTTGCGATATCCATACTGTGATAAGGAATGCCATATTGAAAAAAATAGTTCTGTCAGAATAGTAAGGTAACATGTGTCGGATACGCCAGGCTCGGATCTTGTTTTTTATACAATAATAAAAATGGAGAAGAAGTACCCACGCCAAAAGTATAAGTAATCTTGTTGATAATCGCCGTGTGCGCAAGCGCATCGTCTAACAAGGAACTGTTCAGGAATTGCCTGGTGATCTCATAAAACGGCAACTCTACTTACGGAAAAATTGTATACACCATTTTTACCGGTGCCTTAAAAACTTGCAATGGCCGATAGGTCCCCTTGACGAAGGTAATGGCAGTTTCACCTATTTCCACATCGATGCGAATAGCATCCTTATCCAGTGCTGTTCTTTCAATTTTTATATGTTCAGGCTGCCCTTCACAGGTATCATCACCCACCATCTCGACTTGTTTGTCCGCGGACTTGGATTGGGAATACCGTTTTTTCCCCGCACCTGATTTAAGGTGCGCGAAGAACCCAGAAACGCAGCCAGATCAGTTTCCCATTTAGCAAAGCGTTCGTTACAACTTTCACATTCATCAAATGAAAATAGCGTATTGTTTCCCTAAGCATGTGAAAAGGTATGGGCTTCTTTCCAACGCTTCGATGATGTGACGCCACAATATTTGAAAGTTCGCTCACCTGTTGTTGGTAGCCGTTTTGGTCGCACAGGTGGGCATATCACTTCACATTGTGCATGATAAATGTTCATAAAGCTGATAAGCTGTTGTCTGTCCACTTCGGTTTTTAGAAAAAACTATAAAGGCATACATCATCCATTTAAGTATATACAAAGGTCGCTATTTTCGCTTATACCCAATTATTTCCCCATTTTCCTCGTGACATCTGGTTAAGATGGACAGGCCACACATTGGTAAGGAATACCATCGGTCGTATGAAGAATGTGGGACTGGTTTAGAATCCGTTTATACCCAGTAGCGTAATAAACTAATCCGCTTTAACTTCTCATTAACTCTAGGCAATAGTTTTTTGTTTATTATCGCATTATTTATAACTGTGAAAAATATATATAAAATAGCAGGACCTGCTCTTAGAACGAGTCTTGCTATTTTAGTGTCCAGTAGTGGTGAGTTTTCGAACCAATAACTGCAAATTATCTGGATTTAGGAATGATTAAATTCTATGGTCTTCTGCTTGATAATATAACTGATACCCCGATCTCCATATTCATCTGTTGATTCAAACAAACTTGTTATTGTGTGAAACAACCTAATGATCCTAATTGATGCATTGCCGTGTAATATAGCCCTAATCAACTCTGACCAGAATGTAATTGCTGGGAGAATAAAAATAACTACTAATAGAGGAATTACTTTCTTTAGTATAAATTCTTTATATTTAACCACTGATTATTGATATTCACAGATACTATTTAATTATCGTTAAATGGTAATGATAGTAAGCCTAATTTATGATCGCCATTGTTTAGTTGCATTGAGCACTCTTTTGTAACCTTAGCGAAAGAATAATTAATATATTGGTGATTGATTCACCCAAAGTAGTTTTGCATGTCTGCGTCTATAATGTAGCGCATCCTGTTCACACTAAATTCTCCTGACAGTTTTTCCAATGCCTGGTGTTGTGATTTACCCGTTCTAAACCCATACGAATGCTGATAGAATAAGTCCTCATATATTGGAGTTAGAACTTTCGATACCGCTGTCTGCAGCAGCTTATCTTCCACTGTAGGAAGACTGTAATCGGTAACAACAACTACAAAGACCCAGTGGCCGTAGTTTATCATCTCCTTTCGGTATAAATTCCCGACGGATATTGGGCGCGCGGTATGTGCCGCTCCTAAAAGCCTTAAGTAGTTGATGTATTCTCTCATTTCTTTTTTTATTATAGTCAATCCATTTCTCTGCTTCTCTACTGTTAAAACTTCTTTCATGTCTCTGGTACATTTAGTGTTGCTAAGATGCTAGTTCCGTAAACAGACATCCCCCTTCCTTAATAAGTGGCTTTCATAGAGCTGATTTCCCACCCTTCAAACAGTACTTCCATATAACTAAGCGACATGTTTTTTTAGTGATTCCAGCTTTCTTTCCAAGTAAGCGATTTTGGCATTTTTCCGCTGTTCCTGATATTGTTGCAAATCTAAAGGATTGAACTCTACCTTATTTGTAACCATTTTATAGTAAATAGTTGCTATTTTATTGGCGGTTGCTACAATAGCATACTTGTTTCCTCCTTTCGCCTTCATCCGTCTAAAATAGTCTCCCAGCCAGTGATCACTTCGCTGAACCCCGTTAGCTGCCATCCGGAATGCCTGGCTGGCGGAATTAGGCTTCTTTTTCATCAACTTACTGCTGATTATTTTTCCGCCCGATTTTTTAGTATTGGGGCATAAATTCAACCAGGACACAAAATGTTTTTCGTTTTTCCATTTACCCAAGTCAGTTCCTGTTTCTGACAGTATTTCCAACGCACAGATGTCACTCATTCCATAAATAGCAAGAACATCGACCCCAAGAATATTTTTCAAAAATGATCTGGTATTAAATACAGGAGCGTTTTTACTCCTCTTTTTTGCTTTGGACAGAATATCTTCTTTCTTTGTTTCTATCAAAGGGATCTCTCCTTCATTTTGTATAGCTGCATACCTCTGTAATTGTGCTTCTATTGCTTTCTCGCATGTTATAATTCGTTGCTGAAAGAATTTGTAACTGATATAATTCTCTTCCAATGTGAACAACTGCTCCGCGCGCCAGTTGCCTTCTAATGATTTTATTATAACTTCATGACTAGCTTTTATGCGATAATCAAGAAATGGCAAAAAATTCGCAGCATTTCTTTCTCCGGCAATGATAGCTTCGATGATGGCTGTACCAGATTTACCCACTATATCGCTGATCACTGTATGCAATTTAATATTCATCAACTCCAGTGCCTTTTGCATCCGCAATACAAACCGGCTACTTTCCTCGGTAAGGGTTCTCCTGTGACGAACCAATGTTCGCAATGTTTCCTGCTCATTTTCCGGCAAATAGCTACTTTTTACTAATCCGCAACTATGCAGTTGTTGTAGCCATTCCGCGTCACTCTGATCCGTTTTTCTACCCGTGACATTGCGTACATGCTGTGCATTGACCAAATAAACATCAAACCCATACAGAATCAAATAGTTGAATAAAGGTTTCCAGTAAACCCCTGTGCTTTCCATCGCTATGGTATCTATGCCACATTTTTCCAACCAATCAACTATTTCCTTTAGATCACAACTCATCGTTCCAAAGACTCGAACAGACTGTTGATCTCGATCTTGGGGAACTGCCACTGCATGGATGGTATCCCCAATGTCAATTCCTGCGGCATTCGGATTAACTACAGGCATTGGTACAAAGCCTGGATTTGCTACTTTTTTAGATGTTTTTTTGGGCATAGACTTTTTACTTTAAGAAGCAAAAGAGCTTTGCCTTCAAGCATAAATAAGTATAATCTTCCATACGGGGTCGAGCCCCAATTTGAAACCTAAAAAGCAAGAAGAACCAAACTATGAGATGAATTTTATATTCATTGGACTGCCAGGTCTTACTGCAAAGTCTTTTGCTTTTTAAATTTATATTATTCTTGAACATTAGTCGGGGGGCTGCCCCAGTTATTTTGCGCGAAACATAAGCTGGTTATTCGTATACTATGAGGATGCTAAGACTGCCTTCGTCCTTCTCCCTACCTTCGATCTCTCTCGGTTCGGATACCGCCCGATACCGCCTTGTCTTTGTGCTTTACAAGGTGGCGATATGTACCTCGCAAGCCTGGATACTTATTGTTCGGTCAATCCATTGTAAACCGACTTTCGTTTGGAGACGTTAGGTTCTCCTGTGTTCCCCTATTACCCTTGTCCGCCTCTGATATGTTCTAAGTCCACGGTCGAATCGCCCCCACTCGTCAATAACGCAGGTTAGATGTTGCCTTAGCGTTTCGAACAACTAAACCTTCAACATTCAGGAGAGTTTCGAGGCTCAATAGCATACCTTCAGCTGTCGCTGTCTACGCTTCGGTGTGACTTGTAAAGCTGATGTTGTAATTGTTTCAATTTCCTGGTTAACAGGGAATAGAGAAACCTACCATTCTGTTGGTAGTAGCCTGCCCCGACACGCGTAAAGAGTAATCTTTGGGTGTGAAGCTCGGGAGATAATGTACCGAATAGCTACGAGGCTATCAGAAAAGGCTGTGAGGCCAAAACTGACCTGGAAGTTTCATCCGGGATAGGGCTAGGCTGACTGGCATGGTTAAGGTAACTGAACTATCGATAAACGTCGTGAAGACAAATGAGCTAAAGAAACTGAAAAGCTCCAGCCAAAAGGCAAACGTGGGACAATCTACTCGAAGCTTAGATTGCACAGACAAATAACACGTCCGGCGGAAAGATAGAACCTAAACCAGTCTTGTTACAACATCGGAACAAGGTAAGCCCTATTCTTCGCCTGCAAAGGCAAGTTAACCGTAAGGAAAACCCATGAAGGAGAGGGTATAGGAACCGACAAAAAGCGAAGGATGCTTTGTAATGAAGCGTATAGGGGATGAAACGATCGCCCTGCGGTGAAAGCCGGCTAACTTGTTGTAGTGGTCAATCATGGCGAGAAAACATGTAGAACCTAAAACTAAGGGGAAACAAGCAAATGACTGTATTACCAAATATGGATGCGGTTCCCACACACGCAGCAAACTGGGATTCCATTGACTGGAACCTGGCTCATCGTGTGGTAATGAGGCTACAAGTCCGTATCGCTAAGGCAACACGCGAAGGTCGCTGGCGCAAGGTAAAAGCCCTGCAATGGTTACTAACGCATTCTTACGCTGCCAAAATACTGGCAATTAAGAAAGTTACTACAAACCGTGGTAAAAGAACACCCGGAGTGGATGGGGTACTCCTAAAAACTCCAGAAGACAAAGCCGCCATAGTTAACTCGCTAAAACGCGCGGGATATCAACCGTCTCCTTTAAGGCGGATTTATATTTCCAAGGCTAACGGAAAACTTCGACCGCTTGGTATACCAGTAATGAGTGATCGATGTATGCAAGCACTGCATACTATTGCACTTTTACCAATGGCGGAAACAAAAGCAGATTGGAACAGCTACGGGTTCAGACCCGAACGTTGTACTGCAGATGCTATTGAATCTTTATTCAATTACCTCTCCAGAAAGAATGCCCCACAATGGGTATTGGAAGGCGATATTAAAGGTTGTTTTGACAACATTAGCCACGAATGGATGTTGAAAAATATCTGTTGTGATACGAAAGTATTACAGAAATGGTTGCAAGCGGGTTACATGGAACAGGCTACGTTATTCCCCACAGAAAGAGGTACTCCCCAAGGAGGAATCGGTGCGCTGCGAAGCGTGTACAAGTAATGCTTGGCAGGATTAATCCTCCTGTACAAGATAGTGCTTTCCCCAAAGCACTAAGGCTGATCCGGCAGGCAATGGATAATGAGCATTAGATTGTCTGGAGCCCGGAGAACAAGGGATAAAATGACGGCACTCCGTTACGTTATGAGATCCCGAGCCTGATGCAAACTATGGTTACGAAAGAAACTCTTGTTAGAAGCGTTCCTCACCTTGAACGTACTGTCAAACAACGGAGATGGTACGAGACATTGGGTAATAGAATATCTGTTCGATTCTATGAAAAGGCATTTTTGCTGCGATGTCAAACTGCTCTGGTTATAGGGGTATAAACCATCAGCCATGTCGGGGATATTAGTGTATATCTCATGGGCGTAAAGAGAGAACCTAAGGTTTGCGCAGATGTACTTGTACATGAACGTAGGAAGGTTAGATACTGGTCTTATGTATTTAAAGATGCGTAAGAATGGATCAGCTGCGATTGACGTGGTATCTACCTGGCAGAGTGGTCGTAGTAGTCCGAGCAGGAAAAGAGTCCTGCACATGGCGAAGGACCGCAGGATTGTAAAGATTTATGTTTGAAAATAGAGAGGAATAAAATGTATGTCCGATATTATCAAAGTTCAACATAGTCTCGCCAGAAAGGCGCATAGTGATACGAACCATCAGTTCGGTCATCTCTATCGTATTATTTGCAACAGAGAATGGATTACAGAGGCTCTTGAAGCTGTATTACAGAACAAAGGAGCCAAAACAGCCGGTATTGACGGCGTAACCAAAAAGACACTTCAATCGGATGACGCAAAAAGAGCGCTGGTAACAGAATTGGAAATGGAACTTCGGGAGAAGAAGTTTAATCCCAAACCAGTAAGAAGAGTATACATACCTAAAGGAGAGATCAGAAACGGCCGATTGGGATACTTATTGTCAAGGATCGTGTAGTACAAATGCTTATCAAAATGTTGCTAGAGCCTATATGGGAGAGTTTATTTATGAACTGTTCCAACGGGTTCCGCCCAAAACGCAGGACAATGGATTGTATTGCGTTACTGGATAGCTATATCAATAAGCGAAATAAATACTATTGGATCATTGAAGGAGATATTAGGGGAGCATTTGATAATATTCATCATGAAACACTGATGAGTATTTTATCCAAAAGGATTGGTGATCAGAGAATCTTAAATCTGATTAATCAATTTCTGAAGGCAGGCGTCATGGAAAATGGATTATTCCATAAGAGCGAATCTGGCTCACCTCAGGGTGGTATTTGCTCGCCTTTACTGGCCAATATTTATCTGCATGAAATGGATAAATATTGGTGGGAACATTATGGCGGATTACATCGAAAGGCAAAAGAGAAAAGAAGAACAGAGAAGAAAGGGAATTGTTCATTGATAAAATATGCTGACGATTGGCTGTT is a genomic window of Chitinophaga sp. LS1 containing:
- a CDS encoding site-specific integrase, coding for MLLPIKLICPKNKVRKDGTCIIFIQYCGTGDKKTLLNTEIAIPPKYWNRKYLRIAPDLPEVFGLTAEINQRLADMLRKANDIISHAVKKKIQDVPAFVKKTFHPDFDVVTLELKAQQAAALNPKTNLDLLFQIDDHIKSKKDKVSHGMLNVYKNMKDHLTAFQEYRKTPITFDCFDYNLYESLVNYLTYEYIQRRRSEEINGVRVKIKGIKTSTIGKTIKQLRIFLRDRMRRKIIAPIDLTDFKILDEEADAVYLTWAEIARIYQMDLTDFPHLVKYRDLFVLGCLTGLRFSDFSSIRPEDIRKQCLYKKQVKSDHWVVIPLRDAAEEILIRRFNREIPIVSNPKFNLYIKDVVKLAGISEVVKFSHKKGNKDIIEIKPKYAWVTSHTCRRSFCTNEFLAGTPVELIMKISGHKSLRDFYKYIRITPEEASRKIREIWEKRGDIGISAPGLQGAD
- a CDS encoding reverse transcriptase domain-containing protein, whose amino-acid sequence is MKEVLTVEKQRNGLTIIKKEMREYINYLRLLGAAHTARPISVGNLYRKEMINYGHWVFVVVVTDYSLPTVEDKLLQTAVSKVLTPIYEDLFYQHSYGFRTGKSQHQALEKLSGEFSVNRMRYIIDADMQNYFG
- a CDS encoding reverse transcriptase N-terminal domain-containing protein codes for the protein MTVLPNMDAVPTHAANWDSIDWNLAHRVVMRLQVRIAKATREGRWRKVKALQWLLTHSYAAKILAIKKVTTNRGKRTPGVDGVLLKTPEDKAAIVNSLKRAGYQPSPLRRIYISKANGKLRPLGIPVMSDRCMQALHTIALLPMAETKADWNSYGFRPERCTADAIESLFNYLSRKNAPQWVLEGDIKGCFDNISHEWMLKNICCDTKVLQKWLQAGYMEQATLFPTERGTPQGGIGALRSVYK
- a CDS encoding IS110 family transposase; translation: MPKKTSKKVANPGFVPMPVVNPNAAGIDIGDTIHAVAVPQDRDQQSVRVFGTMSCDLKEIVDWLEKCGIDTIAMESTGVYWKPLFNYLILYGFDVYLVNAQHVRNVTGRKTDQSDAEWLQQLHSCGLVKSSYLPENEQETLRTLVRHRRTLTEESSRFVLRMQKALELMNIKLHTVISDIVGKSGTAIIEAIIAGERNAANFLPFLDYRIKASHEVIIKSLEGNWRAEQLFTLEENYISYKFFQQRIITCEKAIEAQLQRYAAIQNEGEIPLIETKKEDILSKAKKRSKNAPVFNTRSFLKNILGVDVLAIYGMSDICALEILSETGTDLGKWKNEKHFVSWLNLCPNTKKSGGKIISSKLMKKKPNSASQAFRMAANGVQRSDHWLGDYFRRMKAKGGNKYAIVATANKIATIYYKMVTNKVEFNPLDLQQYQEQRKNAKIAYLERKLESLKKHVA